A single region of the Capra hircus breed San Clemente chromosome X unlocalized genomic scaffold, ASM170441v1, whole genome shotgun sequence genome encodes:
- the PRDX4 gene encoding peroxiredoxin-4 isoform X2, producing MEAPPPPPPPLPATTLAPGRSRKLLLLPLLLVLLRAEAVRGLEKEERPRTREEECHFYAGGQVYPGEVSRVSVAEHSLHLSKAKISKPAPYWEGTAVINGEFKELKLTDYRGKYLVFFFYPLDFTFVCPTEIIAFGDRIDEFRSINTEVVACSVDSQFTHLAWINTPRRQGGLGSISIPLLADLNHQISKDYGVYLEDSGHTLRGLFIIDDKGILRQITLNDLPVGRSVDETLRLVQAFQYTDKHGEVCPAGWKPGSETIKPEDAVKAWWPREEL from the exons ATggaggcgccgccgccgccgccgccgccgctaccCGCGACGACTCTGGCCCCTGGCCGGAGCCGAAAGCtcctgctgctgcctctgctgctggTCTTGCTACGGGCCGAAGCTGTGCGGGGCTTGGAGAAGGAGGAGAGGCCCCGAACCCGCGAAGAGGAGTGCCACTTCTACGCGGGTGGCCAAGTGTACCCGGGAGAGGTGTCCCGGGTTTCGGTCGCCGAACACTCCCTGCACCTCAGCAAAGCCAAAA tttccAAGCCAGCACCTTATTGGGAAGGAACAGCTGTGATAAATGGCGAATTTAAGGAGCTCAAGTTAACTGATTATCGTGGGAAGTACCTGGTTTTTTTCTTCTACCCACTTGATTT cactTTTGTGTGTCCAACTGAAATCATCGCCTTTGGTGATAGAATTGACGAATTCAGATCAATCAACACTGAAGTGGTAGCATGCTCTGTTGATTCACAGTTCACCCATTTGGCCTG GATTAATACTCCTCGAAGACAAGGAGGACTTGGGTCAATAAGTATTCCACTTCTTGCGGATTTGAACCATCAGATCTCAAAGGACTATGGCGTATATCTGGAAGACTCAGGCCACACTCTCAG AGGTCTCTTCATTATTGATGACAAGGGAATCCTAAGACAGATTACTCTGAATGACCTTCCCGTGGGTAGATCTGTGGATGAGACACTACGTTTGGTTCAGGCATTCCAGTACACTGACAAACACGGAGAAG TCTGCCCTGCTGGTTGGAAACCTGGTAGTGAAACA ATCAAACCTGAAGATGCCGTGAAAGCTTGGTGGCCAAGAGAAGAGTTATAA
- the PRDX4 gene encoding peroxiredoxin-4 isoform X1 produces the protein MEAPPPPPPPLPATTLAPGRSRKLLLLPLLLVLLRAEAVRGLEKEERPRTREEECHFYAGGQVYPGEVSRVSVAEHSLHLSKAKISKPAPYWEGTAVINGEFKELKLTDYRGKYLVFFFYPLDFTFVCPTEIIAFGDRIDEFRSINTEVVACSVDSQFTHLAWINTPRRQGGLGSISIPLLADLNHQISKDYGVYLEDSGHTLRGLFIIDDKGILRQITLNDLPVGRSVDETLRLVQAFQYTDKHGEVCPAGWKPGSETIIPDPAGKLKYFDKLN, from the exons ATggaggcgccgccgccgccgccgccgccgctaccCGCGACGACTCTGGCCCCTGGCCGGAGCCGAAAGCtcctgctgctgcctctgctgctggTCTTGCTACGGGCCGAAGCTGTGCGGGGCTTGGAGAAGGAGGAGAGGCCCCGAACCCGCGAAGAGGAGTGCCACTTCTACGCGGGTGGCCAAGTGTACCCGGGAGAGGTGTCCCGGGTTTCGGTCGCCGAACACTCCCTGCACCTCAGCAAAGCCAAAA tttccAAGCCAGCACCTTATTGGGAAGGAACAGCTGTGATAAATGGCGAATTTAAGGAGCTCAAGTTAACTGATTATCGTGGGAAGTACCTGGTTTTTTTCTTCTACCCACTTGATTT cactTTTGTGTGTCCAACTGAAATCATCGCCTTTGGTGATAGAATTGACGAATTCAGATCAATCAACACTGAAGTGGTAGCATGCTCTGTTGATTCACAGTTCACCCATTTGGCCTG GATTAATACTCCTCGAAGACAAGGAGGACTTGGGTCAATAAGTATTCCACTTCTTGCGGATTTGAACCATCAGATCTCAAAGGACTATGGCGTATATCTGGAAGACTCAGGCCACACTCTCAG AGGTCTCTTCATTATTGATGACAAGGGAATCCTAAGACAGATTACTCTGAATGACCTTCCCGTGGGTAGATCTGTGGATGAGACACTACGTTTGGTTCAGGCATTCCAGTACACTGACAAACACGGAGAAG TCTGCCCTGCTGGTTGGAAACCTGGTAGTGAAACA ATAATCCCAGATCCAGCCGGAAAACTGAAGTATTTcgataaactgaactga